In Dyella terrae, one DNA window encodes the following:
- the bla gene encoding subclass B3 metallo-beta-lactamase, which translates to MKKLSGMTIAMVSVCAASIATAQDASWKQPHKPFRVYGNTWYVGSEGLSAILITSPKGHILIDGTLPENAEMVKANIQAAGFRLTDIKVILNSHAHGDHAGALAALADASGARVIASPAGAAALMLGGNDPDDPQHGEAPLFPPVKHVESLKPGSVVRVGDLAVKEHAMPGHTPGSSTWTWTSCEQDRCLNMVYADSVTYISADGFHFTDDKAHPHRVEDIRKGLAELAAMPCDVLMTPHPDASDLLGRVAAHDQGKHPDQLFDTKACRKLAKAGEDKLATRLDEERKGQK; encoded by the coding sequence GTGAAGAAGCTCAGTGGCATGACAATTGCGATGGTCTCCGTGTGCGCGGCCTCGATCGCAACGGCGCAGGATGCCAGCTGGAAACAGCCGCACAAGCCGTTCCGGGTTTATGGCAACACCTGGTACGTGGGCAGCGAAGGACTCAGTGCCATCCTTATCACTTCGCCGAAAGGTCACATCCTTATTGATGGCACCTTGCCCGAGAACGCCGAGATGGTGAAGGCCAACATCCAGGCGGCGGGATTCAGGCTCACCGACATCAAGGTGATCCTGAATTCGCATGCGCATGGTGACCACGCCGGTGCGCTGGCCGCGCTGGCCGATGCATCGGGCGCCCGGGTGATCGCCAGTCCGGCAGGGGCTGCGGCGCTGATGCTCGGCGGTAATGATCCGGACGATCCGCAGCATGGCGAAGCGCCGCTCTTCCCGCCGGTCAAACATGTGGAATCTCTGAAGCCTGGCAGCGTGGTGCGCGTTGGCGATCTCGCGGTCAAAGAACATGCGATGCCAGGTCACACGCCCGGCAGTAGCACCTGGACCTGGACGTCCTGCGAACAGGATCGTTGCCTGAACATGGTCTATGCCGACAGCGTGACTTATATCAGCGCCGATGGCTTCCATTTCACGGACGACAAGGCGCACCCGCATCGCGTCGAAGATATCCGCAAGGGACTGGCCGAACTGGCGGCCATGCCATGCGATGTCTTGATGACGCCGCACCCTGACGCCAGTGACTTGCTGGGGCGCGTGGCTGCCCACGATCAGGGCAAGCATCCCGATCAGCTGTTTGACACAAAGGCGTGCCGGAAACTGGCCAAAGCGGGTGAGGACAAGCTTGCGACCCGTCTGGACGAAGAGAGGAAGGGGCAGAAGTAG
- a CDS encoding MBL fold metallo-hydrolase: MSNGIHTIDTGFVRPGFDAAYLVVERGRGAFIDCGTNYAVPRMLEALLEAGLEPGDVEWLILTHVHLDHAGGAGELMAHLPNATLVVHPRGARHMIDPSALWAGASAVYGEEVMDRTYGRLRAIPAERVVEAPDGHVVMLQGRALLCLDTPGHARHHLSVHDAKARACFTGDTFGLSYRAFDTTQGPYILPTSSPVQFEPDALHDSIRRLVELDVDAMYLTHFGAVRSVRKLADDLHAQIDAMAELARESAGREHRHEWLKQALTELYFGRLHQHGWTGSRAEMLDWLAMDVELNAQGLVIWADRAIK, encoded by the coding sequence ATGAGCAACGGCATCCACACCATCGACACCGGTTTCGTACGACCGGGCTTCGATGCCGCCTACCTCGTTGTCGAGCGCGGCCGCGGCGCCTTCATCGATTGCGGTACGAACTATGCCGTGCCGCGGATGCTGGAAGCACTTCTCGAGGCCGGCCTGGAGCCGGGTGACGTCGAGTGGCTGATCCTCACTCATGTGCATCTGGACCACGCGGGCGGCGCTGGCGAGCTGATGGCGCACCTTCCGAACGCAACGCTGGTGGTACATCCGCGCGGTGCGCGCCACATGATCGATCCGTCTGCTCTGTGGGCGGGTGCCTCCGCGGTGTATGGCGAAGAAGTCATGGATCGCACCTATGGGCGTCTTCGTGCCATTCCTGCGGAACGCGTCGTCGAGGCGCCAGATGGCCACGTCGTCATGCTGCAGGGCCGTGCGTTGCTTTGCCTCGATACGCCCGGTCATGCACGTCACCATCTCAGCGTTCATGACGCAAAAGCACGCGCCTGTTTCACTGGCGATACCTTCGGCCTCTCCTACCGCGCGTTTGACACGACCCAAGGGCCCTACATCCTGCCGACGTCCTCGCCGGTTCAGTTCGAGCCCGATGCACTGCACGATTCGATTCGTCGCCTTGTTGAACTCGACGTTGACGCGATGTACCTCACGCACTTCGGGGCGGTCCGTTCCGTGCGAAAACTGGCGGATGATCTGCATGCGCAGATTGACGCCATGGCCGAACTCGCCAGGGAATCGGCCGGGCGCGAGCATCGTCATGAATGGCTGAAGCAGGCACTGACCGAGCTTTACTTTGGCCGCCTCCACCAGCATGGATGGACGGGAAGCCGCGCGGAGATGCTGGACTGGCTTGCCATGGACGTGGAACTCAACGCCCAGGGGCTGGTGATCTGGGCGGACCGCGCGATCAAATGA
- a CDS encoding 2OG-Fe(II) oxygenase: MSVSPNLETARAVASSKVSQDPFDRFDTSDLEDRLDNQGYAVLPGLLTHDDCDAMVGLYDSSDGFRSRVVMARHGFGRGEYQYFAYPLPPLVEILRASGYRRLAPIANRWHASLNIDAHFPSTHAAFIARCHEAGQLRPTPLLLRYGQGDYNCLHQDRYGDHVFPLQLAVLLAEPGNEFDGGEFVLVEQRPRMQSRPHVIPLRKGDAVVFAVNFRPVQGARGIYRTVMRHGVSALRSGRRHTLGVIFHDAT; this comes from the coding sequence ATGTCCGTTTCCCCCAACCTCGAGACAGCTCGCGCTGTCGCCTCAAGCAAGGTCAGCCAGGATCCCTTCGACCGATTCGACACGTCCGATCTGGAGGATCGCCTGGACAACCAGGGGTACGCCGTATTACCCGGCTTGCTGACGCACGACGACTGCGATGCCATGGTCGGCCTGTATGACAGTTCCGACGGGTTTCGTAGTCGCGTGGTGATGGCCCGCCATGGTTTCGGTCGCGGCGAATACCAGTACTTCGCCTACCCACTGCCTCCCCTCGTGGAGATCCTGCGTGCATCCGGGTACCGACGCCTGGCACCCATCGCCAATCGATGGCATGCATCGCTGAACATTGACGCGCACTTCCCGTCCACCCACGCGGCATTCATCGCACGCTGCCATGAGGCGGGTCAGCTGCGCCCCACGCCCCTGCTCCTTCGCTATGGCCAAGGCGACTACAACTGCCTGCACCAGGATCGCTATGGCGACCACGTATTCCCATTGCAACTTGCCGTACTGCTTGCCGAACCGGGCAACGAATTCGACGGTGGCGAGTTTGTCCTGGTCGAGCAGCGACCGCGCATGCAATCGCGCCCGCATGTGATCCCTCTTCGCAAGGGGGATGCGGTGGTATTCGCCGTCAACTTTCGGCCCGTGCAAGGTGCCCGTGGCATCTATCGCACCGTCATGCGACATGGCGTCAGTGCGCTCCGTTCCGGGCGCCGGCACACCCTGGGCGTGATATTTCACGATGCCACCTGA
- a CDS encoding acetyl-CoA C-acyltransferase — protein sequence MSKQIQDAYIVAATRTPVGKAPRGVFRNTRPDDMLAHVIRAVMAQAPGIDPHQIGDAIIGCAMPEAEQGMNVARIGVLLAGLPDTVPGVTINRFCSSGVQAIAMAADRIRLGEADLMLAGGTESMSMVPMMGHKIAMNPGIFDNEHIGIAYGMGITAENVAKQWKISREEQDAFSAQSHERALAAIKNGEFKDEITPFQLDDHYPDLATRGIKTDSRLIDTDEGPRAGSTVEVLGKLKPVFRNGQFGGSVTAGNSSQMSDGAGALLLASEKAIKEYNLQPLARFVGFSVAGVRPDIMGIGPKEAIPKALKQAGMTQDQLDWIELNEAFAAQSLAVMKDLGLDPSKVNPLGGAIALGHPLGATGAIRAATLVHGMRRHKKKYGMVTMCIGTGMGAAGIFEAL from the coding sequence ATGAGCAAGCAAATCCAAGACGCCTACATCGTCGCCGCCACCCGCACACCGGTCGGCAAGGCACCGCGTGGCGTATTCCGCAACACCCGTCCGGACGACATGCTCGCCCACGTCATTCGCGCCGTCATGGCGCAGGCACCGGGCATCGATCCGCACCAGATTGGCGACGCCATCATTGGTTGCGCCATGCCTGAAGCCGAGCAAGGCATGAACGTGGCGCGCATCGGCGTGCTGCTGGCCGGCCTGCCGGACACGGTGCCCGGCGTCACGATCAATCGTTTTTGTTCTTCGGGCGTGCAGGCCATCGCCATGGCCGCCGATCGCATTCGCCTGGGCGAAGCCGACCTGATGCTTGCCGGCGGTACCGAAAGCATGAGCATGGTGCCGATGATGGGTCACAAGATCGCCATGAATCCGGGCATCTTCGATAACGAGCACATCGGCATCGCCTACGGCATGGGCATTACGGCCGAGAACGTTGCCAAGCAGTGGAAAATCTCGCGCGAAGAGCAGGATGCGTTCTCGGCGCAGAGCCACGAGCGCGCCCTTGCCGCCATCAAGAACGGCGAGTTCAAGGACGAGATCACCCCGTTCCAGCTCGACGATCATTACCCCGACCTGGCCACGCGTGGCATCAAGACGGACAGCCGTCTCATCGATACGGACGAAGGCCCGCGCGCGGGCAGCACGGTCGAAGTGCTGGGCAAGCTCAAGCCCGTGTTCCGCAACGGCCAGTTCGGCGGCAGCGTGACGGCAGGTAACTCGTCGCAGATGTCCGACGGCGCCGGCGCCCTGTTGCTGGCCAGCGAGAAGGCCATCAAGGAATACAACCTGCAGCCGCTGGCCCGGTTCGTCGGGTTCTCGGTGGCGGGCGTGCGTCCGGACATCATGGGCATCGGCCCGAAGGAAGCCATTCCGAAGGCGCTCAAGCAGGCCGGCATGACGCAGGATCAGCTGGACTGGATCGAGCTCAACGAAGCCTTCGCTGCGCAGTCGTTGGCGGTCATGAAGGATCTGGGCCTGGATCCGTCCAAGGTCAATCCGCTGGGTGGCGCCATTGCGCTGGGCCATCCGCTCGGCGCCACCGGTGCCATTCGCGCCGCGACCCTCGTGCACGGCATGCGCCGCCACAAGAAGAAGTACGGCATGGTGACGATGTGCATCGGCACGGGCATGGGCGCAGCAGGCATCTTCGAGGCGCTGTAA
- a CDS encoding 3-hydroxyacyl-CoA dehydrogenase/enoyl-CoA hydratase family protein encodes MTAPTSAKPALRIRKAAVLGAGVMGAQIAAHLTNADVETVLFDLPAKEGPKSGIALKAIENLKKLSPAPLADKNRAAAIIPANYEENLDLLKDVDLVIEAIAERMDWKLDLYKKIAPHVSPTAVLASNTSGLSINGLAEALPEEMRHRFTGVHFFNPPRYMHLVELIPTRLTHPDVLAGLEAFLTTTVGKGVVYAKDTPNFIGNRIGVFSMLATMYHTEQFKLGFDTVDALTGPAVGRPKSATYRTADVVGLDTMAHVIKTMADTLADDPWHKYFKAPVWLQGLIDQGALGQKVGAGFYRKAGKDIVVLDVAKRDYRPSEQKASDEVAAILAIKDPAEKFAKLRASNDPQAQFLWATFRDLFHYTAYHLADIADTARDVDFAIRWGYGWKLGPFETWQAAGWQQVAGYIAEDIAAGKAMSDAPLPAWVTDGRTGVHGKNGSYSAAAGTDKPRSQHPVYARQLFPDPILGEKFDQGTTVWENDGIRLWTLGDDGVGIISFKTKMNTVNDFVLDGIQQAIDVAEQQLKAVVIWQTGEPFSAGADLKGALGLLQAGKFDDFDKMVANFQRTSMRIKHSLVPVVSAVRGLALGGGCEFQMHSARTVAALESYIGLVEAGVGLLPAGGGLHELAVRAAKENPADPFESLKKVFETVAMAKVSASALEAKQLGLMRDSDVVVFNAFELLYVAKKVAIGLAEQGYRPPMYDRNIPVAGDVGTATFRASLANLAAGYFASEHDVAIATRIADTLCGGVVERGSLVDEEWLLALERKHFVELAKTEKTQARIAHTMTTGKPLRN; translated from the coding sequence ATGACCGCTCCCACTTCCGCGAAGCCCGCACTACGCATCCGCAAGGCCGCGGTGCTCGGTGCCGGCGTGATGGGCGCGCAGATTGCTGCGCACCTGACCAACGCCGATGTCGAAACCGTGCTTTTTGACCTGCCCGCCAAGGAAGGTCCCAAGAGCGGCATTGCCCTGAAGGCGATCGAGAACCTCAAGAAGCTGTCGCCCGCCCCGCTGGCCGACAAGAACCGCGCCGCGGCGATCATCCCGGCCAACTACGAGGAAAACCTCGACCTGCTCAAGGACGTGGACCTCGTCATCGAGGCCATTGCCGAACGCATGGACTGGAAGCTGGATCTCTACAAGAAGATCGCACCGCACGTGTCGCCGACCGCCGTGCTGGCCAGTAATACGTCGGGCCTGTCGATCAACGGCCTCGCCGAAGCACTGCCGGAAGAAATGCGCCACCGCTTCACCGGCGTGCATTTCTTCAACCCGCCGCGCTACATGCACCTGGTCGAACTGATTCCGACCCGCCTGACCCATCCTGACGTTCTCGCAGGCCTCGAAGCCTTCCTGACCACCACCGTCGGCAAGGGCGTCGTGTACGCCAAGGACACGCCCAACTTCATCGGCAACCGCATCGGTGTCTTCTCGATGCTGGCGACCATGTACCACACCGAGCAGTTCAAGCTCGGCTTCGACACCGTCGACGCCCTCACCGGCCCGGCCGTGGGCCGCCCCAAGAGCGCGACCTATCGCACCGCCGATGTCGTGGGCCTGGACACCATGGCGCACGTGATCAAGACCATGGCCGATACGCTGGCCGACGATCCGTGGCACAAGTACTTCAAGGCGCCCGTGTGGCTGCAGGGCCTGATCGACCAGGGCGCGCTGGGCCAGAAGGTCGGCGCCGGCTTTTATCGCAAGGCTGGCAAGGACATCGTCGTCCTCGACGTCGCCAAGCGCGACTACCGTCCTTCGGAACAGAAGGCGTCGGACGAAGTGGCCGCCATCCTTGCCATCAAGGACCCGGCCGAAAAGTTCGCCAAGCTGCGCGCATCGAACGATCCGCAGGCGCAGTTCCTGTGGGCAACGTTCCGCGATCTGTTCCACTACACCGCTTATCACCTCGCTGATATTGCCGACACCGCGCGTGACGTCGACTTCGCCATCCGCTGGGGTTACGGCTGGAAGCTCGGCCCGTTTGAAACCTGGCAGGCGGCCGGCTGGCAGCAGGTGGCCGGCTACATCGCCGAAGACATCGCTGCCGGCAAGGCCATGAGCGACGCGCCGCTGCCCGCATGGGTCACCGACGGCCGCACCGGCGTGCACGGCAAGAACGGCTCGTACTCGGCGGCCGCCGGCACCGACAAACCGCGCTCGCAGCATCCGGTCTACGCACGCCAGTTGTTCCCCGATCCGATCCTGGGCGAGAAGTTCGACCAGGGTACGACCGTGTGGGAGAACGACGGCATCCGCTTGTGGACGCTGGGCGACGACGGCGTGGGCATCATTTCGTTCAAGACCAAGATGAACACGGTCAACGATTTCGTGCTCGACGGCATCCAGCAAGCCATCGACGTGGCCGAGCAGCAGCTCAAGGCCGTGGTGATCTGGCAGACCGGCGAGCCGTTCTCGGCCGGCGCCGATCTGAAGGGCGCCCTTGGCCTGCTGCAGGCCGGCAAGTTCGACGACTTTGACAAGATGGTCGCCAATTTCCAGCGCACGAGCATGCGCATCAAGCATTCGCTGGTGCCCGTGGTCTCGGCTGTGCGTGGCCTTGCCCTGGGTGGCGGTTGCGAGTTCCAGATGCATTCGGCACGCACCGTGGCGGCGCTGGAAAGCTATATCGGTCTCGTCGAAGCAGGCGTAGGCCTGTTGCCGGCAGGCGGTGGCCTGCATGAGCTGGCCGTCCGCGCCGCGAAGGAAAACCCGGCCGATCCGTTCGAGTCCCTGAAGAAGGTGTTCGAAACGGTTGCCATGGCGAAGGTCTCCGCCAGCGCGCTGGAAGCGAAGCAGCTGGGCCTGATGCGCGACAGCGATGTGGTCGTATTCAACGCCTTCGAACTGCTGTACGTCGCCAAGAAGGTCGCCATCGGGCTGGCCGAACAGGGTTACCGTCCGCCGATGTACGACCGGAACATTCCGGTGGCCGGCGACGTCGGCACCGCCACGTTCCGCGCTTCGCTGGCCAACCTGGCAGCCGGCTACTTCGCATCGGAGCACGACGTTGCCATCGCCACGCGCATCGCCGACACCTTGTGCGGTGGCGTGGTCGAGCGCGGCTCGCTGGTCGATGAGGAATGGCTGCTGGCCCTGGAGCGCAAGCACTTCGTGGAACTGGCGAAGACCGAAAAGACCCAGGCTCGCATCGCCCACACCATGACCACGGGCAAACCCTTGAGGAACTGA